A window of the Streptomyces sp. NBC_00250 genome harbors these coding sequences:
- a CDS encoding transposase family protein — MCSGQTGIIDGTEIRVRRPAAGRKDRDTFISGKNKQNAVKTIVLTDRNGRVLFSSPATPGSCADITHARQLGLVKLLADGPAVEILADAGYQGLGAQTGGRVVTPPHRKFKKNARDWQEEMHERQRKAHSSRRIRVEHGIAHLKNWRALTRHLGRREHISDTVQAVAGLLSHQQTADLNPRRQR, encoded by the coding sequence CGGGTCCGCCGCCCGGCCGCTGGGCGCAAGGACCGGGACACCTTCATCTCCGGCAAGAACAAGCAGAACGCCGTCAAGACCATAGTCCTCACCGACCGGAACGGAAGGGTGCTGTTCAGCAGCCCGGCCACGCCAGGCAGCTGCGCGGACATCACCCATGCCCGCCAGTTGGGGCTGGTCAAGCTCCTGGCCGACGGTCCGGCAGTCGAGATTCTTGCCGACGCCGGCTACCAAGGTCTCGGCGCTCAGACCGGCGGACGCGTGGTGACGCCACCGCACCGCAAGTTCAAGAAGAACGCCCGGGACTGGCAGGAGGAGATGCACGAGCGGCAGCGCAAGGCGCACTCCTCACGCCGTATCCGGGTCGAGCACGGCATCGCCCATCTGAAGAACTGGCGGGCACTGACCCGCCACCTCGGCCGCCGCGAGCACATCAGCGACACCGTCCAGGCCGTCGCCGGCCTACTGTCACATCAGCAGACCGCAGACCTGAACCCACGACGGCAGAGGTGA
- a CDS encoding alpha/beta fold hydrolase, producing MTNPTVVLVHGAFADATGWIGVISELRSSGFPVIAPSNPLRGLTSDAAYLTSVLAQVDGPAVLVGHSYGGALITVAGAAENVVALVYVAAYVPHEGESLGQLQGSFPESPLTGHLKEWTYPLLDGDSAVEVTIEETAFPSVFAADVPEDVAGVLATAQRPLATAAFTETASAAAWRTKPSWALVAGADRTISPEVQRFGAARAGAVVVELPDASHAVVLSEPTRVADLIRDAVRATS from the coding sequence ATGACCAACCCCACCGTCGTCCTCGTACACGGTGCCTTCGCCGACGCGACAGGCTGGATAGGCGTCATCTCGGAACTGCGGAGCAGCGGTTTCCCGGTGATCGCGCCGTCGAACCCGCTGCGAGGGCTGACATCGGATGCCGCCTACCTCACCTCCGTCCTCGCGCAGGTCGACGGCCCGGCCGTGCTCGTCGGCCACTCCTATGGCGGTGCGCTGATCACCGTGGCCGGCGCCGCGGAGAACGTCGTCGCGCTCGTCTACGTGGCCGCCTACGTGCCCCACGAGGGCGAGAGCCTCGGCCAGCTCCAAGGGAGCTTCCCCGAGTCCCCGCTGACGGGCCACCTGAAGGAGTGGACGTACCCGCTCCTCGACGGCGACTCGGCGGTCGAGGTCACCATCGAGGAGACGGCCTTTCCCTCCGTCTTCGCGGCGGACGTGCCCGAGGACGTCGCCGGCGTCCTGGCAACGGCCCAACGCCCGCTCGCCACGGCCGCCTTCACCGAGACCGCGTCCGCGGCGGCGTGGCGGACCAAACCGTCCTGGGCCCTGGTGGCCGGGGCGGACCGCACGATCAGCCCCGAGGTCCAGCGCTTCGGCGCCGCCCGAGCCGGAGCCGTCGTCGTCGAACTTCCGGACGCCTCCCACGCCGTCGTCCTCTCCGAGCCCACACGGGTCGCCGACCTGATCAGGGACGCGGTACGGGCGACGAGCTGA
- a CDS encoding helix-turn-helix domain-containing protein, producing MPETNDRTHVYLGVHVRGPVTVVHERAKTLLEPNDLVFCDPARRHLLQFGEDCQMIFFRVPRCYLGVTESELNQVLGVPVRGGEGIGALASDFLTALAAKAEFRQSTIGDRRARTAVHLLSVLVMELLEADTTDKADDASGTVNEMLSRIRAYIEEHLMDPDLSPESIARAHHISVRYLQKLFQNDGSTVSQWVRDRRLEFCRLELGRSNRRITMAAVAHRWGFSSPSHFSRTFRGAYGMSPSEWQALATSAFAPRTADAQDERRR from the coding sequence ATGCCGGAGACGAACGACCGGACCCACGTCTACCTCGGCGTCCATGTCCGTGGGCCCGTCACCGTCGTCCACGAGCGCGCCAAGACCCTGTTGGAGCCGAACGACCTGGTCTTCTGCGACCCGGCCCGACGGCATCTGCTGCAGTTCGGAGAAGACTGCCAGATGATCTTCTTCCGGGTGCCCCGGTGCTATCTGGGCGTCACGGAGTCGGAACTGAACCAGGTGCTCGGCGTACCCGTACGCGGCGGGGAGGGGATCGGGGCGCTGGCGTCCGACTTCCTGACCGCGCTCGCCGCCAAGGCGGAGTTCCGGCAGTCCACGATCGGGGACCGGCGTGCCCGGACGGCCGTACATCTCCTCTCCGTCCTGGTCATGGAACTCCTCGAAGCGGACACGACGGACAAGGCCGACGACGCGTCCGGGACCGTCAACGAGATGCTGTCCCGTATTCGCGCCTACATCGAAGAACATCTGATGGACCCGGACCTCTCACCGGAGTCGATCGCACGCGCCCACCACATCTCCGTCCGGTACCTGCAGAAGCTCTTCCAGAACGACGGCAGCACGGTGAGCCAATGGGTGCGGGATCGCAGGCTCGAGTTCTGCCGGCTCGAACTGGGCCGCTCCAACCGGAGGATCACCATGGCCGCGGTGGCCCACCGCTGGGGCTTCAGCAGCCCCTCGCACTTCAGTCGCACCTTCCGCGGTGCCTACGGCATGAGCCCCAGCGAATGGCAGGCGCTGGCGACCTCGGCCTTCGCGCCGAGGACTGCCGACGCCCAGGACGAGCGAAGGCGCTGA
- a CDS encoding alpha/beta fold hydrolase, whose translation MKELITTDGARLAYQDTGGEGVPLVMLHGWGQTQAMFRHQVEGLAPGRRVVTVDLRGHGKSGKPRHGYRIARLSRDVLELVDHLGLDRFDALGWSMGVSVWWSFIDQYGTGRIRRFVAVDQPAAVAAVPWMTEGEQRDSGAIFDVSGLLYLGAALAGPEGDTVRADFVRGMFSGEPDPEVLAFVGEEIRSTPAYAGVPLLFDHCAQDWRDVLPRIDVPTLVIGCEGSHVHPDSQRFVAERIPGARLHVFASDVASSHFPFLENPPAFNAVVEKFLAEEPANRV comes from the coding sequence ATGAAGGAACTGATCACGACGGACGGCGCACGGCTCGCGTACCAGGACACCGGCGGCGAGGGCGTCCCGCTGGTGATGCTGCACGGCTGGGGGCAGACACAGGCGATGTTCCGCCACCAGGTCGAGGGGTTGGCGCCCGGCCGGCGCGTCGTCACCGTCGACCTCCGCGGCCATGGAAAATCCGGCAAGCCGCGTCACGGCTACCGCATCGCCCGGCTCTCCCGCGATGTGCTCGAACTCGTCGACCATCTCGGTCTCGACCGTTTCGACGCACTGGGCTGGTCCATGGGTGTCTCGGTGTGGTGGAGCTTCATCGACCAGTACGGGACCGGACGGATCCGGCGCTTCGTCGCCGTCGACCAGCCCGCGGCGGTCGCCGCCGTGCCCTGGATGACCGAGGGGGAACAGCGGGACTCCGGTGCCATCTTCGATGTGTCGGGGCTGTTGTACCTGGGTGCGGCCCTCGCGGGTCCGGAGGGCGACACGGTCCGCGCCGACTTCGTGCGCGGCATGTTCTCCGGCGAGCCCGACCCCGAGGTGCTGGCCTTCGTCGGCGAGGAGATCCGGTCGACACCCGCCTACGCGGGCGTACCGCTGCTGTTCGACCACTGCGCGCAGGACTGGCGCGACGTGCTTCCCCGGATCGATGTGCCGACCCTGGTGATCGGCTGTGAGGGAAGTCATGTGCACCCCGATTCGCAGCGCTTCGTCGCCGAGCGGATTCCCGGCGCGCGCCTGCACGTCTTCGCCTCCGACGTGGCGAGCTCGCACTTCCCCTTCCTGGAGAACCCACCGGCCTTCAACGCCGTGGTGGAGAAGTTCCTGGCCGAGGAGCCGGCGAACAGGGTGTGA
- a CDS encoding PucR family transcriptional regulator has product MTVRLQRARPGSPELQALVDELAERLGRSVAVDDPLVRMVCTSRHFGDEDPVRIGTLLQGRADNATIRYVLAQGVTQWPRAGFIDGRDDLGLLPRYVVPLRVRGHLLGLLLVVVPEKTLAEHETRAIARAADAMAAQMHGEHIATDTRKADERDLVLELVGTDVAARTAARRRGRELGLLGAAEHVLVTVVQLSCATELVRQSEAALWGALEGFRQTRSAQGLIAIGKERATMLQLRDRPPGQDEVTAQSARILDELRTFLGPSADPVIGVGGRHPSLGDARTSYEQALVAARAARRLPTLKSAGDWDLLGELAVLLQLPEHALNASLVPKPLRTLSDTHGGDRLRDTLRCFLEHAGSIPRTADTLGIHRTSLYYRLRQIQEITGLDLDDGAHRLTLHLGLRTEELLAPGGDGAV; this is encoded by the coding sequence ATGACCGTAAGGCTCCAGCGAGCCCGCCCCGGCAGCCCCGAGCTCCAGGCGCTTGTCGACGAGCTCGCGGAGCGGCTCGGCCGGTCCGTCGCCGTCGACGACCCGTTGGTCCGCATGGTCTGCACGAGCCGCCACTTCGGCGACGAGGACCCGGTCCGCATCGGCACCCTGTTGCAGGGCCGCGCCGACAACGCGACGATCCGCTACGTCCTCGCCCAGGGCGTGACCCAGTGGCCCCGGGCCGGATTCATCGACGGCCGTGACGATCTCGGACTGCTGCCCCGTTACGTCGTACCCCTGCGCGTGCGCGGGCATCTCCTCGGACTGCTCCTGGTGGTCGTGCCCGAGAAGACGCTCGCAGAGCACGAGACGCGTGCCATCGCCCGGGCCGCGGACGCCATGGCCGCCCAGATGCACGGAGAACACATCGCCACCGACACCCGGAAGGCCGACGAGCGGGACCTCGTCCTCGAACTCGTCGGCACCGACGTCGCCGCCCGTACCGCCGCACGGCGGCGAGGCAGGGAACTCGGACTGCTCGGAGCAGCCGAGCACGTGCTGGTCACCGTCGTCCAGCTGAGCTGCGCGACCGAGCTCGTGCGGCAGTCCGAGGCGGCCCTGTGGGGGGCACTGGAGGGGTTCCGGCAGACGCGCTCGGCCCAGGGCCTCATCGCGATCGGCAAGGAGCGGGCGACAATGCTCCAGCTGCGCGATCGCCCACCCGGCCAGGACGAGGTCACCGCACAGTCCGCTCGCATCCTGGACGAACTCCGCACCTTCCTGGGGCCGTCGGCGGACCCCGTGATCGGCGTCGGCGGCCGGCATCCCAGCCTGGGCGACGCACGGACGTCGTACGAGCAGGCGCTCGTGGCGGCACGCGCGGCACGCCGGCTGCCCACCCTGAAGAGCGCCGGTGACTGGGATCTACTCGGAGAGCTCGCGGTGCTGCTCCAGCTCCCCGAGCACGCCCTGAACGCGTCTTTGGTTCCTAAGCCGCTCCGTACCCTGAGCGACACTCACGGCGGCGACCGCCTGCGGGACACCCTGCGCTGCTTCCTCGAACACGCGGGATCGATTCCCCGGACCGCGGACACGCTGGGAATCCACCGCACCTCGCTCTACTACCGCCTGCGCCAGATTCAGGAGATCACCGGACTCGACCTCGACGACGGCGCCCACCGGCTCACTCTGCACCTCGGCCTCAGGACCGAGGAACTCCTCGCCCCGGGCGGCGACGGGGCCGTCTGA
- a CDS encoding helix-turn-helix transcriptional regulator: MSVNRVTTRTVPEEPEGVRTPFRGRDAEMAVIEARLDALDRGEGGIIRVEGPVGIGRSRILAEAAAAARRRGTKVFEGAADPDEQFVPLGPLLDGLLSGEEPLAGAVRLRDLATTPGQRFWLLQELGDRLRETARNGPLLVVLDDLQWCDDLTLLTFNTLAAGLSAHAILWLVAVRGGSVPSGVRTTLDRIRQAGAHELALGALDDQATTRITEDVLGAAPDPDVLRVARRAEGVPQLLVELLGSLREAVTIENGTARLSAGPPAPRELPSVARRLDQLSDEARELVQTAAAVGGPVTVAVLAELLGRSSAALITAVRESLDADLLTESGDRLAFRHDLIREAVEAGLPLPLRLAVRDQAAELPPGSAASAVEHPGPSAGRAPADAAEADRLRSAAAEYAATAPGPAAERSLMALELTSADAPERPRVIAETIPLLWQTGRAAQACELGATALAAGGLGPEDEALIRLALARLAVQFDFSEAVRQARAGAALPGISLTTRGRLLAMLAVGLSMSGEHAAAEQVAAQAWDTAAAAGDRNAEATLTTVRSAVSFHRMNLTEAFRQAERAAALADALGVSTSLWVPEALWHALLSNTTGRTAEALAVAEEGIRITREQGRTAATRMWLMTRTRIYLETGRLSDARADAEAASPATDEPGPGNLADVTLRYVMLRVALHTGDRQTAEAYAAQARRMRSDDAPVVRHFGTWMLALMADYEGRPDRAMAVLDAVMTSPAADRPAYAGLIDPADAPVLVRLALRAGRHERAVQAVAMAEKRAVLNPDLPFLAATAAHARGLLDNDLAPLVRAVRLYEDCPRVLARASALEDAGRKLAATRKPEAVPYFETALALYVRAGAERDVARVRRRLRAAGVRRRPSTAGLSGAWPELTAAEIRVVRLVAQGLTNQQVAEHLSLSPHTVSSHLRRAFTKLDITSRVELTRLVKHRDSGE, encoded by the coding sequence ATGAGCGTGAACCGAGTGACGACAAGGACCGTGCCCGAGGAACCCGAGGGTGTACGGACGCCCTTCCGCGGCAGGGACGCCGAAATGGCGGTCATCGAGGCGCGGCTCGACGCGCTCGACCGGGGTGAAGGCGGGATCATCCGCGTGGAAGGCCCCGTCGGCATCGGCAGGTCCAGGATCCTCGCGGAGGCCGCGGCAGCCGCGAGGCGGCGCGGGACGAAGGTGTTCGAGGGAGCGGCGGACCCCGACGAACAGTTCGTGCCGCTCGGCCCGCTCCTCGACGGTCTGCTCTCCGGCGAGGAACCGCTGGCGGGCGCCGTCCGTCTCAGGGACCTCGCCACGACGCCCGGCCAGCGCTTCTGGCTGCTCCAGGAACTGGGGGACCGCCTGAGGGAGACGGCTCGAAACGGCCCCCTGCTCGTCGTCCTCGACGACCTCCAGTGGTGTGACGACCTGACCCTTCTCACCTTCAACACCCTCGCGGCCGGACTCTCGGCGCACGCCATCCTGTGGCTGGTCGCCGTGCGCGGCGGCAGCGTGCCGTCGGGGGTGCGCACGACCCTGGACAGGATCCGGCAGGCAGGCGCACACGAGCTGGCACTGGGGGCGCTGGACGACCAGGCGACCACACGGATCACGGAGGACGTGCTCGGCGCCGCTCCCGACCCGGACGTCCTCCGCGTCGCCCGCCGCGCCGAAGGAGTCCCACAGCTGCTGGTCGAGCTGCTCGGCTCGCTGCGGGAGGCGGTGACGATCGAGAACGGCACGGCCAGGCTGTCGGCCGGACCCCCCGCCCCACGGGAACTCCCCTCTGTCGCGCGCCGCCTCGACCAGCTGTCCGACGAAGCACGGGAACTGGTGCAGACGGCGGCCGCCGTGGGCGGCCCGGTCACCGTCGCGGTGCTGGCCGAACTGCTCGGCAGGTCCTCGGCGGCGCTCATCACAGCGGTCCGGGAATCCCTCGACGCCGATCTGCTCACCGAAAGCGGCGATCGCCTCGCCTTCCGCCACGACCTGATCCGCGAGGCGGTGGAAGCCGGCCTCCCCCTGCCCCTGCGTCTGGCCGTGCGTGATCAAGCCGCTGAGCTGCCGCCGGGGAGCGCGGCCTCCGCTGTCGAGCATCCCGGGCCGTCGGCCGGGAGAGCACCGGCAGATGCGGCGGAGGCCGACCGGCTGCGCTCCGCCGCGGCGGAGTACGCGGCCACGGCGCCGGGACCCGCTGCGGAACGCAGCCTCATGGCCCTGGAACTCACCTCCGCGGACGCTCCGGAGCGGCCGCGGGTCATCGCCGAGACGATCCCGCTGCTCTGGCAGACGGGCCGGGCCGCCCAGGCGTGTGAACTGGGAGCCACCGCCCTGGCGGCCGGCGGTCTCGGACCCGAGGACGAGGCGCTCATACGCCTGGCCCTGGCACGCCTCGCCGTACAGTTCGACTTCTCCGAGGCGGTCCGGCAGGCCCGAGCCGGGGCGGCACTGCCCGGGATCTCCCTGACCACGAGGGGGCGCCTGCTCGCCATGCTCGCCGTCGGCCTGTCGATGTCGGGCGAACACGCGGCGGCCGAGCAGGTCGCCGCGCAGGCGTGGGACACCGCGGCGGCAGCGGGGGACCGCAACGCCGAGGCCACGCTGACGACGGTCCGCTCGGCCGTGAGCTTCCACCGCATGAACCTGACCGAGGCGTTCCGGCAGGCCGAGAGGGCCGCCGCGCTGGCCGACGCCCTGGGCGTCAGCACCTCGCTGTGGGTGCCGGAGGCCCTGTGGCACGCCCTCCTGTCGAACACCACCGGACGCACCGCGGAGGCGCTCGCCGTCGCGGAGGAGGGCATCCGGATCACCAGGGAGCAGGGCCGGACGGCCGCCACCCGCATGTGGCTCATGACCCGCACCCGCATCTATCTGGAGACCGGACGGCTGTCGGACGCCCGGGCCGACGCGGAAGCCGCGTCCCCGGCGACCGACGAACCCGGCCCGGGCAACCTCGCCGATGTCACGCTCCGGTACGTGATGCTGCGCGTCGCCCTCCACACCGGCGACCGGCAGACTGCGGAGGCGTACGCGGCGCAGGCGAGGCGCATGCGGAGCGACGACGCACCCGTCGTCCGGCACTTCGGCACCTGGATGCTGGCGCTGATGGCCGACTACGAAGGCCGGCCCGACCGCGCCATGGCCGTACTCGACGCGGTGATGACGTCGCCCGCCGCGGACCGGCCCGCCTACGCCGGCCTGATCGACCCGGCCGACGCCCCGGTGCTCGTCCGCCTGGCGCTGCGCGCGGGCAGGCACGAACGGGCCGTGCAGGCGGTCGCCATGGCCGAGAAGCGAGCCGTGCTCAATCCCGACCTCCCGTTCCTCGCCGCCACCGCCGCGCACGCCCGGGGGCTCCTCGACAACGACCTCGCCCCGCTCGTACGCGCCGTCCGGCTGTACGAGGACTGCCCTCGGGTACTGGCCCGGGCGTCGGCGCTGGAGGACGCCGGACGCAAGCTGGCGGCCACCCGCAAGCCGGAAGCGGTCCCGTACTTCGAGACGGCCCTCGCGCTCTATGTGCGAGCGGGCGCCGAGAGGGACGTCGCACGCGTCCGCCGGCGTCTGCGGGCCGCTGGTGTCCGCCGCCGGCCCTCGACGGCCGGACTCTCCGGGGCATGGCCCGAGCTGACGGCCGCGGAGATACGGGTGGTACGGCTCGTGGCACAAGGGCTGACCAACCAGCAGGTGGCCGAGCACCTCTCCCTCTCGCCGCACACGGTGAGTTCGCACCTGCGCCGGGCCTTCACCAAGCTGGACATCACCTCGCGCGTGGAGCTTACCCGGCTGGTGAAGCATCGTGACAGCGGAGAGTAG
- a CDS encoding FMN reductase codes for MKLIVVSAGLSAPSSTRLLADRLAEAARDELAARGQAPSTEVVELRELAGDIANHLVTGFPPPRLSAAIDAVTAADGLIVVTPVFAASYSGLFKSFFDVIDPDALSGKPVLAAATGGTARHSLVLEHAVRPLFAYLRAVVVPTAVFAASEDWGSAGDEYTDGLPGRVRRAGVELAALMAARPVGEEPEDDVTVLERQLADLRFD; via the coding sequence GTGAAGCTGATCGTCGTCTCCGCGGGGCTGAGCGCCCCCTCCTCCACCCGCCTGCTCGCGGACCGGCTGGCCGAGGCGGCCCGCGACGAACTCGCCGCCAGGGGGCAGGCGCCGTCGACCGAGGTCGTGGAGCTGCGGGAGCTGGCCGGCGACATCGCCAACCACCTCGTGACCGGCTTTCCGCCGCCGCGACTGAGCGCCGCGATCGACGCGGTGACGGCGGCCGACGGCCTGATCGTGGTGACTCCCGTGTTCGCGGCTTCCTACAGCGGTCTCTTCAAGTCCTTCTTCGACGTGATCGATCCGGACGCCCTTTCCGGGAAGCCGGTCCTGGCCGCGGCGACGGGCGGTACCGCCCGCCACTCCCTGGTCCTCGAGCACGCCGTGCGCCCGCTCTTCGCCTATCTCCGCGCCGTCGTCGTCCCCACCGCCGTGTTCGCGGCATCCGAGGACTGGGGCTCGGCGGGAGACGAGTACACCGACGGCCTTCCCGGCCGCGTCCGCCGGGCGGGCGTCGAGCTCGCCGCTCTCATGGCGGCGCGCCCGGTCGGTGAAGAGCCCGAGGACGACGTCACCGTCCTCGAACGGCAACTCGCCGACCTGCGCTTCGACTGA
- a CDS encoding LLM class flavin-dependent oxidoreductase produces the protein MQFGIFTVGDVTPDPTNGSAPSERERIKAMVAIALKAEEVGLDVFATGEHHNPPFVPSSPTTMLGYIAARTEKLILSTSTTLITTNDPVKIAEDYAMLQHLADGRVDLMLGRGNTGPVYPWFGQDIRQGINLAKENYALLRRLWREDVVDWEGTFRTPLQAFTSTPRPLDGVPPFVWHGSIRSPEIAEQAAFYGDGFFHNNIFWPADHTRRMVQLYRRRFAHHGHGRPEDAIVGLGGQVFMRKNSQDAVREFRPYFDNAPVYGHGPSLEDFTEQTPLTVGSPQQVIERTLSFRESVGDYQRQLFLMDHAGLPLKTVLEQLDILGEEVVPVLRREFAKGCPADVPEAPTHASLRAVREVSAA, from the coding sequence ATGCAGTTCGGCATATTCACCGTCGGGGACGTGACCCCCGACCCCACCAACGGCAGTGCTCCGTCGGAACGCGAACGCATCAAGGCGATGGTCGCCATCGCCCTCAAGGCCGAGGAAGTCGGCCTGGACGTCTTCGCGACAGGCGAGCACCACAACCCGCCGTTCGTCCCGTCGTCGCCGACGACCATGCTCGGCTACATCGCCGCCCGCACCGAGAAGCTGATCCTGTCCACGTCCACGACGCTGATCACCACCAACGACCCGGTGAAGATCGCCGAGGACTACGCGATGCTCCAGCACCTGGCCGACGGCCGGGTCGACCTCATGCTGGGGCGCGGCAACACCGGTCCGGTCTACCCGTGGTTCGGCCAGGACATCCGGCAGGGCATCAACCTCGCCAAGGAGAACTACGCGCTGCTGCGCAGGCTGTGGCGCGAGGACGTCGTGGACTGGGAGGGCACGTTCCGTACGCCGCTCCAGGCCTTCACCTCGACACCCCGGCCGCTGGACGGCGTCCCGCCGTTCGTCTGGCACGGATCCATCAGGTCTCCGGAGATCGCGGAGCAGGCCGCCTTCTACGGCGACGGCTTCTTCCACAACAACATCTTCTGGCCGGCCGACCACACCCGGCGCATGGTGCAGCTCTACCGGCGCCGGTTCGCGCACCACGGCCACGGCCGGCCGGAGGACGCCATCGTCGGCCTGGGAGGACAGGTCTTCATGCGCAAGAACTCCCAGGACGCCGTACGGGAGTTCCGCCCCTACTTCGACAACGCGCCGGTGTACGGCCACGGCCCGTCGCTGGAGGACTTCACCGAGCAGACCCCGCTGACGGTGGGCTCTCCCCAGCAGGTCATCGAGCGGACCCTGTCGTTCCGGGAGAGCGTCGGCGACTACCAGCGCCAGCTGTTCCTGATGGACCACGCGGGCCTGCCTCTGAAGACCGTCCTTGAACAGCTGGACATCCTCGGCGAAGAGGTCGTGCCCGTGCTGCGGAGGGAATTCGCCAAGGGGTGTCCGGCCGACGTACCGGAGGCCCCCACGCACGCTTCCCTTCGAGCCGTCCGGGAGGTGTCCGCCGCGTGA
- a CDS encoding alpha/beta fold hydrolase: MPFITVGQENTNPIELYFEDQGAGQPVVLIHGFPLDGHSWERQSAALLDAGYRVITYDRRGFGQSSQPTIGYDYDTFAADLNTVLETLDLKDAVLVGFSMGTGEVARYVSTYGSARVAKVAFLASLEPCLLKSDDNPAGVAPKEFFDGIVAAVKADRYAYYTAFFNDFYNLDENLGTRISEEAVRNSWNTAARGGSFAASAAPSTWYTDFRADIPAVDVPALILHGTADRILPAEGTARPFHKALPSADYVEIEGAPHGLLWTHADEVNTALLAFLAK; encoded by the coding sequence ATGCCGTTCATTACCGTGGGCCAGGAGAACACCAACCCCATCGAGCTGTACTTCGAGGACCAGGGTGCCGGGCAGCCGGTCGTCCTCATCCACGGCTTTCCGCTCGACGGCCACTCCTGGGAGCGCCAGAGCGCCGCGCTGCTCGATGCCGGCTACCGCGTGATCACGTACGACCGCCGCGGTTTCGGGCAGTCCTCCCAGCCGACCATCGGCTACGACTACGACACCTTCGCGGCCGACCTGAACACCGTGCTGGAGACCCTCGACCTGAAGGACGCCGTCCTGGTCGGTTTCTCCATGGGCACCGGAGAAGTTGCCCGCTACGTGTCCACGTACGGCTCCGCCCGCGTCGCCAAGGTCGCCTTCCTGGCCTCCCTGGAGCCCTGCCTGCTCAAGAGCGACGACAACCCGGCCGGCGTCGCCCCGAAGGAGTTCTTCGACGGAATCGTCGCCGCCGTCAAGGCCGACCGCTATGCCTACTACACCGCCTTCTTCAACGACTTCTACAACCTCGACGAGAACCTGGGCACCCGCATCAGCGAGGAAGCGGTCCGCAACAGTTGGAACACCGCGGCCCGCGGCGGCTCCTTCGCCGCGTCCGCCGCGCCGTCGACCTGGTACACCGACTTCCGCGCCGACATCCCGGCCGTCGACGTGCCGGCCCTGATCCTGCACGGCACCGCCGACCGCATCCTTCCGGCCGAGGGCACCGCGCGCCCGTTCCACAAGGCGCTCCCGTCGGCCGACTACGTCGAGATCGAGGGCGCCCCGCACGGCCTGCTGTGGACCCACGCCGATGAGGTCAACACCGCCCTCCTCGCCTTCCTGGCGAAGTGA